gtttacacatatatatatatatacacacacaaatatacatacacacactcacacacacacacacacacacacacacacgcacacacacacatatatatatatatacacacacaaatatacatacacacactcacacacacacacacacacacacacacatatatatatatatatatatatatatatatatatacacacaaataaagatacgtaacacacacacacacactaactcactcacgtacacacacatttatacagacATGTTCTGTGCATTCATTCTCACAcaaattttctctctctctctcgcacacacactcacacacacgtgtgtgtTCTCTTGCAGATGTGTATTTTACGAGTGACGGAGCGGTTCTGAGCTGTCCTGGAGCGGTCAGTGAGTGGGATGAGAAACAAAACAAGAATCAGAGCTTGACAATTAAAGCTGATCAGGGAACAGTGAAGGGAACACACAGATGTAAATATGAGGAGGATACTAAAGAACACACACACGTCTTCTACATCGACGCCAAGGGTGAGCACACACACTTACTGCTACTGTTCACAACCTGAATCAGCtctaactgtgtgtgtttgtgtgcgtgtgtgtgtgtgtgtgtgcgtgtgcgtttgcgtgtgcgtgtgcgtgtgtgtctgtgtgtgtgtgtgcacgtgtgtttgtttgtgtgtgtgtgtgtgtgtgtgtgtgtgtgtgtgtgtgtgtgtgtgtgtgtgtgtctgtgtgtctgtgtgtgtgtgtgtgtgtgtgtgtgttagtgtgcaaGGGCTGTGTAGAGTTTAATGGATGGTTGGCGACGGCTGTTATATTTGGAGATCTGCTGCTGACTGGAGGATTGATCCTCATCATCTACCTGTGTACCAccaaaaacagcacacacacccAGCAGAAaggtacacacgcacacacacacacacacacacacacacacacacatacacacacagacaaaacaaacacacacacacacacacacacacacacacacacacacacacacacacacacacacacacagacaaacacacacacacacacacacacacacacacacacacacacacacacacacacacacacatcgtaaAGCACACAAATATGAAAATACACAGACTATTCGTCCTCTCAggattataaggttctgtctgcgttctgactgattttgagatattgagcagtgtgtgtgtgtgtgtaacagctctCTTTCACACAGTAACTCGACCCTGagggttctctaaatgtaaatgttagttCTCTTATATTTCACATTGGAGTAAAATAACCAGGGTAAACGCAGAGAGAAGCTGCTCGTTCTGAAGAGTCACCTCCACCTGTAATTATAAAGTTCTGGCAGATCATTCAGTGAAGCATTGCTTATTCAGAAACCCAATATAAAGATATGGTGCTGGTGTTGGTGCTGGTGTTGGTGCTGGTGCTGGTGCTGGTGCTGGTGCTGGTGTTGGTGCTGGTGCTGGTGCTGGTGTTGGTGCTGGTGTTGGTGTTGGTGTTGGTGCTGGTGCTGGTGTTGGTGCTGGTGTTGGTGTTGGTGCTGGTGTTGGTGTTGGTGTTGGTGCTGGTGTTGGTGCTGGTGTTGGTGTTGGTGCTGGTGCTGGTGTTGGTGTTGGTGCTGGTGTTGGTGTTGGTGCTGGTGTTGGTGTTGGTGTTGGTGCTGGTGTTGGTGCTGGTGTTGGTGTTGGTGTTGGTGTTGGTGCTGGTGTTGGTGCTGGTGTTGGTGCTGGTGCTGGTGCTGGTGCTGGTGCTGGTGTTGGTGTTGGTGTTGGTGCTGGTGCTGGTGCTGGTGTTGGTGCTGGTGTTGGTGCTGGTGTTGGTGTTGGTGTTGGTGTTGGTGCTGGTGCTGGTGTTGGTGCTGGTGTTGGTGCTGGTGCTGGTGCTGGTGTTGGTGTTGGTGTTGGTGTTGGTGTTGGTGCTGGTGTTGGTGTTGGTGTTGGTGTTGGTGCTGGTGTTGGTGTTGTAACAGTATACTGATGctgatgcttgagaaagtgacATTTCTGCTTtctgtaatatttatttcatctttCAGGATGAATATTTGTTCTTGATTAAATGAAGTGTTCAAGGCGGCGCTGAATATTGttttccagtgcagatgttaatttgatctcattaatatgttaatatttattacatttgataTGAATTAAtgagttatatttattgaatgttatattattatatttataatatgctccataatataaaacagtattagcccttcaaggcttaatattacatttaaagagtTTAAAAGACACAGACGatgaataaatgagtttaataaacactgagcAGTCTTTCACTgactatatttaaataatttaatatatttcacat
This genomic interval from Danio aesculapii chromosome 15, fDanAes4.1, whole genome shotgun sequence contains the following:
- the LOC130241819 gene encoding T-cell surface glycoprotein CD3 epsilon chain-like, with protein sequence MRVWIITALMLTATAANAQDVYFTSDGAVLSCPGAVSEWDEKQNKNQSLTIKADQGTVKGTHRCKYEEDTKEHTHVFYIDAKVCKGCVEFNGWLATAVIFGDLLLTGGLILIIYLCTTKNSTHTQQKASTPRSANPPRPPNPDYEKLNTQTLSSGLYAGINKT